The Misgurnus anguillicaudatus chromosome 21, ASM2758022v2, whole genome shotgun sequence genome includes a window with the following:
- the arhgap1 gene encoding rho GTPase-activating protein 1: protein MSSDLLVDFQDDLVGDDPPSPSLDQLKLVQNKQWPPDDPVSLSKSASDIKNLGGTSHLPWDDPFYDIARHQIVEVAGDDHFGRKVIVFNACRMPPQHELDHHKLLMYLKQTLDKYVESDYTLIYFHHGLTSENKPSLNWIRDAYREFDRKYKKNIKALYIVHPTMFIKTILILFKPIISFKFGRKINYINYLSELEEVVKCEQLVIPRTVREYDDKIRLSLKPSAVTELASPTLSPSLPFQQFGVPLVILRQRGANSEGIPLVMFQTIGFLQENGLQTEGIFRRSANVFQVKEVKQKYNSGEEVIFSQGDVHLAAVLLKTFLRELPEPLLTYQLYNDIVNFHNVDSQSQAETIRNMLMSLTEESYASLRFLVQFLAQVSANSDVNKMTNPNLAVVFGPNLLWGQDAAMTLSAIGPINNFTRILLDLNQEIFTK from the exons ATGTCCTCTGACCTGCTGGTGGACTTTCAGGATGACCTGGTAGGAGATGACCCTCCTAGCCCTTCCTTGGACCAACTTAAACTGGTACAGAACAAACAATGGCCACCAGATGACCCTGTTAGCCTGAGCAAATCTG CTTCAGACATTAAAAATCTTGGTGGTACCTCACATCTGCCCTGGGACGACCCCTTTTATGACATCGCAAGACATCAGATTGTGGAGGTGGCAG GTGATGATCACTTTGGTCGGAAAGTCATTGTTTTTAACGCTTGTCGCATGCCTCCTCAACATGAGCTGGATCACCACAAATTACTCAT GTATTTGAAGCAGACTCTTGATAAGTATGTGGAGAGTGACTATACGCTCATCTACTTTCATCACGGTCTGACCAGCGAGAACAAGCCCTCTCTTAACTGGATTCGAGATGCCTACCGAGAGTTTGACAGAAA gtataagaaaaatatcaaggCACTATACATCGTCCATCCCACCATGTTTATCAAAACCATCCTTATTCTCTTCAAACCCATCATCAG CTTTAAGTTTGGCCGTAAAATAAACTACATCAATTATTTGAGTGAGCTGGAGGAGGTTGTGAAGTGTGAACAGCTGGTAATCCCCAGGACAGTCAGAGA GTACGATGATAAGATTCGTCTGTCTCTGAAGCCATCAGCCGTCACTGAACTGGCCTCACCCACACTTAGTCCTTCCCTTCCTTTCCAACAATTTGGGGTCCCTCTGGTGAT ATTGAGACAAAGGGGTGCAAACTCTGAAGGAATTCCGCTAGTGATGTTTCAGACTATTGGATTCCTGCAAGAGAATG GTCTGCAGACAGAGGGAATATTCCGGCGTTCTGCAAATGTTTTTCAGGTTAAGGAGGTTAAGCAGAAATATAACTCAG ggGAGGAAGTGATTTTCTCTCAGGGTGATGTCCACTTGGCAGCTGTGCTCCTAAAAACATTCCTCCGAGAACTGCCAGAGCCGCTGCTCACCTACCAACTCTACAACGACATTGTCAACTTCCACA ATGTTGACAGCCAGTCTCAGGCAGAAACAATTCGAAACATGCTGATGTCACTAACTGAGGAGAGCTATGCATCACTGCGTTTCCTTGTCCAGTTCCTTGCTCAG GTATCTGCTAACAGTGATGTCAATAAGATGACCAATCCCAACCTGGCTGTTGTGTTTGGGCCCAATTTGCTCTGGGGGCAAGATGCTGCCATGACACTCAGCGCGATTGGACCAATCAACAATTTCACACGCATTCTGCTTGACCTCAATCAAGAGATTTTTACCAAGTGA
- the atg13 gene encoding autophagy-related protein 13 isoform X1 has protein sequence MDSDLSPQDKKDLDKFIKFFALKTVQVIVQARLGEKISTCSSSSPTGSDWFNLAIKDIPEVTHEAKKALAGQLPGIGRSMCVEISLKTSEGDSMELETWCLEMNEKCDKDIKVSYTVYNRLSLLLKSLLAITRVTPAYKLSRKQGHDYVILYRIYFGDVQLTGLGEGFQTVRVGIVGTPLGTITLSCAYRTNLALMSSRQFERTGPIMGIIIDHFVERPFTNMAHMHPCSYRAPGDDDGGAYAGIEDSQEVCTTSFSTSPPSQCVCTVSQAHFKTPKPALMATLKVPLMGLGISQQLYSSRLSYQTPPLGTVDLCHPTACTAAVHPHQMVLPAKEGGVPQVPAQPNHGTAADHGRTPSCPSGQSPQPAPPTSCSNVVKSGSPSDAPETTFTRKVGAFVNKTTTQVTMTGLDLPFAAFAPRAYDLEENDPMVHPPPSPDPSSPLQGSLHSNSSSHSGGQPQDDFVMVDFKPAFSKDDLLPMDLGTFYREFQNPPQLASLSIEVSAQSMAEDLDSLPGKLAIYEKNIDEFDAFVDTLQ, from the exons ATGGATAGTGATCTCAGCCCACAGGACAAGAAAGACTTGGATAAATTCATCAAATTTTTTGCCTTGAAG ACAGTGCAAGTCATAGTTCAAGCACGTCTCGGGGAAAAGATCAGCACTTGCTCATCCTCATCACCAACAGGTTCAGACTGG TTTAATCTGGCAATTAAAGACATCCCCGAGGTGACCCATGAGGCAAAGAAAGCTCTTGCTGGACAACTGCCTGGCATTGGCCGATCCATGTGTGTGGAGATCTCCCTTAAAACCTCAGAG GGGGACTCCATGGAGCTGGAGACATGGTGTTTGGAAATGAATGAGAA GTGTGATAAGGACATTAAGGTGTCCTATACAGTTTATAATCGACTGTCTTTGCTGCTTAAGTCTTTACTGGCCATCACCAGAGTGACACCTGCTTACAAGCTTTCACGTAAACAGGGCCATGATTATGTCATACTGTACAG GATTTATTTTGGAGATGTCCAACTGACAGGTCTCGGGGAAG GATTTCAGACGGTGCGGGTGGGTATTGTAGGCACTCCATTAGGCACCATCACTTTGTCCTGTGCTTACCGCACTAACCTGGCCCTAATGTCTTCAAG GCAGTTTGAGAGAACAGGTCCCATTATGGGTATTATCATTGATCATTTTGTGGAGCGTCCCTTCACCAACATGGCACACATGCATCCCTGCAGCTACAG AGCACCCGGAGATGATGATGGAGGAGCCTATGCTGGAATCGAAGACTCACAGGAGGTGTGCACTACGTCCTTTTCCACCTCCCCACCATCACAG tgtgtgtgcaCTGTAAGTCAGGCACATTTTAAGACACCTAAGCCAGCTCTGATGGCAACGCTGAAGGTGCCCCTCATGGGGCTTGGCATCTCACAGCAA CTGTACAGCTCTCGTCTGTCATACCAGACTCCACCCCTGGGCACTGTCGATTTGTGCCACCCTACAGCTTGTACTGCTGCTGTACATCCTCACCAG ATGGTCTTGCCTGCTAAAGAGGGTGGGGTCCCACAGGTGCCAGCACAGCCAAATCATGGCACTGCAGCTGACCATGGTCGTACCCCATCATGCCCTTCTGGACAGTCACCACAACCAGCCCCACCCACATCCTGCAGCAA TGTGGTGAAGAGTGGGTCCCCATCTGATGCTCCAGAGACAACCTTCACCAGGAAAGTTGGAGCTTTTGTCAACAAAACCACCACTCAG GTGACGATGACGGGTCTGGATCTCCCTTTTGCTGCCTTTGCTCCAAGAGCCTATGACCTGGAGGAGAATGACCCAATG GTGCATCCTCCTCCATCTCCGGACCCTTCATCCCCACTGCAAGGCAGCCTGCATTCAAATAGCTCAAGCCACAGCGGTGGACAGCCACAAGATGACTTCGTCATGGTTGACTTT AAACCAGCGTTCTCTAAGGATGACCTTCTGCCAATGGACCTGGGCACTTTCTATAGAGAGTTTCAAAATCCTCCTCAGCTTGCGAGTCTGTCTATCGAAGTCAGCGCTCAGTCTATGGCAGAAgacttg GACTCGCTTCCAGGGAAACTGGCCATTTATGAGAAGAACATTGACGAGTTTGATGCTTTTGTGGACACCCTACAGTAG
- the f2 gene encoding prothrombin encodes MLHVLLGLQPQPSAKMGAKQAPLLLSLLLGQVLQLTLCYDVFIDNKEASQIIRAKRANTFLEEVKPGNLERECVEEICDHEEAREVFERVDKTEIFWKKYLDCKGTTLLRTKTNVDSLRTCVEKEDDCYVGIGENYRGIVSVTKSGRECQYWKSNFPHRIHEINVTQLQQAEINCKNVDKSGSGPCSEFNVMQLPGNRCRNPDKSSGGPWCYTRDPTVRREFCSVPKCGETAPPPPQPPTVKTQDSYVKSNCLHGNGEAYSGDLSVSLGGRTCLHWNAAEVQALLKGKDFLPQVQLVKNHCRNPDGDMDGPWCYVKEASGNITIDYCNIELCDAPLDQFVEDAGGRERTTQEERKSFFNPRTFGNGEQDCGVRPLYEKINKEDKNEKELLKSYTGSRIVRGDEAEVASAPWQVMLYKRSPQELLCGASLISDEWILTAAHCILYPPWNKNYTTNDILVRLGKHSRTKYEKGTEKIVAIDEIIVHPKYNWKENLNRDIALLHMKKPVAFTAEIHPVCLPTKNIAKNLMFAGYKGRVTGWGNLKESWTSNPGNLPQVLQQIHLPIVDQDICRNSTSVIITDNMFCAGYKPEDSARGDACEGDSGGPFVMKSPTDKRWYQVGIVSWGEGCDRDGKYGFYTHLFRMRRWMRKVIDKTSSADDE; translated from the exons ATGCTCCACGTCCTTTTAGGATTACAGCCTCAGCCGTCCGCAAAGATGGGAGCAAAGCAAGCACCTTTACTGCTCTCTTTACTTCTTGGTCAAGTTCTCCAGCTCACTTTGTGTTATGATG tgttTATTGACAATAAGGAGGCTTCTCAGATCATCCGAGCAAAAAGAGCTAACACATTTCTCGAAGAGGTAAAGCCAGGGAATCTGGAGAGAGAATGTGTGGAAGAGATATGTGACCATGAGGAAGCCCGAGAGGTGTTTGAGAGAGTTGATAAAACG GAAATCttttggaaaaaatatttag ACTGTAAAGGAACAACATTACTTAGGACAAAAACAAATGTTGACAGTTTGAGAACATGCGTGGAGAAAGAGG ATGACTGCTACGTCGGTATTGGTGAAAATTACAGAGGCATTGTGTCTGTCACCAAATCTGGAAGAGAGTGCCAGTACTGGAAAAGCAACTTCCCCCACAGGATTCA TGAAATTAATGTCACACAGCTGCAGCAAGCAGAGATCAACTGCAAAAATGTAGATAAGAGCGGTAGTGGACCCTGTAGTGAATTTAATGTCATGCAGCTACCAGGGAACCGCTGCAGAAATCCAGATAAGAGCAGCGGTGGACCCTGGTGTTATACAAGAGATCCCACGGTCAGGAGGGAGTTCTGCAGTGTGCCAAAATGCG GTGAAACtgctcctcctcctcctcaacCTCCTACAGTCAAGACTCAGGATAGTTATGTTAAAAGCAACTGTCTACATGGAAACGGGGAGGCCTATTCGGGAGATCTGTCCGTGTCTTTGGGTGGTCGCACTTGTCTGCATTGGAACGCAGCAGAAGTGCAAGCCTTGCTAAAGGGGAAAGATTTTCTGCCTCAAGTTCAGCTGGTAAAGAACCACTGTAGGAATCCAGATGGAGATATGGATGGACCGTGGTGCTATGTAAAGGAAGCAAGTGGAAACATAACCATTGATTACTGTAACATTGAGTTGTGTG ATGCTCCTCTGGACCAGTTTGTGGAGGATGCAGGTGGTCGAGAGAGAACAACTCAAGAAGAGAGGAAATCTTTCTTTAACCCTCGCACCTTTGGTAATGGAGAGCAAG ATTGTGGAGTGCGCCCCTTATATGAGAAGATcaataaagaagataaaaaTGAGAAGGAGCTATTGAAGTCATACACTGGAAGCAGAATTGTGCGCGGAGATGAAGCTGAAGTGGCCAGTGCTCCATG GCAGGTAATGCTGTATAAGCGTAGTCCTCAAGAGCTGCTTTGTGGTGCCAGTCTAATCAGTGATGAATGGATTCTGACTGCAGCTCACTGCATTCTTTACCCACCTTGGAACAAGAACTACACGACCAATGATATCCTTGTTCGTCTTGGAAAACACTCTCGTACCAA GTATGAGAAGGGCACTGAGAAGATTGTGGCCATTGATGAAATAATTGTTCACCCTAAATATAACTGGAAGGAAAACCTGAACCGAGACATTGCACTTCTGCACATGAAGAAACCTGTAGCCTTTACTGCTGAAATCCACCCCGTCTGTCTGCCTACcaaaaacattgcaaaaaa TTTGATGTTTGCTGGCTACAAGGGGCGTGTAACCGGTTGGGGGAACCTCAAGGAATCGTGGACCTCTAACCCCGGAAATCTTCCACAAGTGCTGCAACAGATTCACTTGCCGATTGTGGATCAAGACATCTGTCGCAATTCCACCTCTGTCATAATCACTGACAATATGTTCTGTGCTG GTTACAAGCCAGAAGACTCGGCTAGAGGTGACGCTTGTGAGGGAGACAGTGGTGGGCCTTTTGTGATGAAG AGTCCTACAGATAAACGCTGGTATCAGGTTGGCATCGTGTCATGGGGTGAGGGTTGCGACCGTGATGGCAAATATGGATTCTACACACACCTGTTCCGTATGCGTCGCTGGATGAGAAAAGTCATTGACAAAACAAGCTCAGCGGATGATGAATGA
- the harbi1 gene encoding putative nuclease HARBI1 — protein MMCRMAISIAILDCDLLLHGRGHKTLDRFDIETVSDEFLLTTFGFPREFIYYLVELLKDDLLRRTQRSRAISPDVQILAALGFYTTGSFQSKMGDAIGISQASMSRCVSNVTKALIEKASEFIGFTRDEATKQQSKEEFYRVAGIPNVMGVVDCAHIAIKAPNADDSSYFNKKGLHSINCQLVCDARGLLLSAETHWPGSLTDRAVFKQSGVSKLFEETDNVDGWLLGDNRYPLKKWLMTPVQSPESPADYRFNLAHTTTHEIVDRTFRAIQTRFRCLDGAKGYLQYSPEKCSSIIQACCVLHNISLQSGLDAWTFERTEATDQTEEDIDPTDSVDPEALRVRRELIQNHFS, from the exons ATGATGTGTAGAATGGCAATATCTATTGCAATACTAGACTGTGACCTACTGCTGCATGGTCGTGGGCACAAAACCCTTGATCGGTTTGATATTGAAACAGTATCAGACGAATTTCTGCTGACAACATTTGGTTTTCCACGTGAGTTCATTTATTATCTGGTGGAACTGTTAAAGGATGATTTGTTGAGACGCACACAGAGGTCCAGAGCCATTAGCCCGGATGTTCAGATACTTGCGGCCCTGGGTTTCTACACAACAGGATCCTTTCAGAGCAAGATGGGAGATGCGATTGGCATCAGTCAGGCCTCCATGAGTCGCTGCGTTTCCAATGTCACTAAAGCTCTGATTGAAAAAGCATCAGAGTTTATTGGCTTCACAAGGGATGAGGCAACCAAGCAGCAGTCCAAAGAGGAGTTTTACAGAGTAGCAGGAATCCCAAATGTCATGGGAGTGGTGGACTGTGCACATATCGCCATAAAAGCACCTAATGCAGATGACTCTtcctattttaataaaaaaggatTACACTCCATCAATTGCCAATTAGTATGTGATGCCAGAGGCTTGTTGCTTAGTGCTGAGACTCATTGGCCAGGTAGTTTGACAGACAGAGCTGTCTTTAAGCAGTCCGGTGTGTCAAAACTGTTTGAAGAGACGGATAATGTCGATGGCTGGCTTTTAG GTGATAACCGTTATCCTTTAAAGAAGTGGCTGATGACTCCAGTGCAAAGCCCAGAGTCTCCTGCCGACTATCGTTTTAATTTGGCTCACACAACAACGCATGAGATTGTGGACCGCACATTCAGAGCTATTCAGACACGTTTTCGGTGTCTGGATGGTGCAAAAGGTTACCTGCAGTACTCCCCGGAGAAATGTTCCAGTATCATTCAGGCCTGTTGTGTGCTACATAACATTTCATTGCAATCTGGCCTTGATGCCTGGACTTTTGAGAGGACGGAGGCCACAGACCAGACGGAGGAGGATATAGATCCCACTGATAGCGTTGATCCAGAGGCTCTAAGAGTTAGACGGGAACTCATCCAAAACCATTTTAGCTAG
- the atg13 gene encoding autophagy-related protein 13 isoform X2: protein MDSDLSPQDKKDLDKFIKFFALKTVQVIVQARLGEKISTCSSSSPTGSDWFNLAIKDIPEVTHEAKKALAGQLPGIGRSMCVEISLKTSEGDSMELETWCLEMNEKCDKDIKVSYTVYNRLSLLLKSLLAITRVTPAYKLSRKQGHDYVILYRIYFGDVQLTGLGEGFQTVRVGIVGTPLGTITLSCAYRTNLALMSSRQFERTGPIMGIIIDHFVERPFTNMAHMHPCSYRAPGDDDGGAYAGIEDSQEVCTTSFSTSPPSQLYSSRLSYQTPPLGTVDLCHPTACTAAVHPHQMVLPAKEGGVPQVPAQPNHGTAADHGRTPSCPSGQSPQPAPPTSCSNVVKSGSPSDAPETTFTRKVGAFVNKTTTQVTMTGLDLPFAAFAPRAYDLEENDPMVHPPPSPDPSSPLQGSLHSNSSSHSGGQPQDDFVMVDFKPAFSKDDLLPMDLGTFYREFQNPPQLASLSIEVSAQSMAEDLDSLPGKLAIYEKNIDEFDAFVDTLQ, encoded by the exons ATGGATAGTGATCTCAGCCCACAGGACAAGAAAGACTTGGATAAATTCATCAAATTTTTTGCCTTGAAG ACAGTGCAAGTCATAGTTCAAGCACGTCTCGGGGAAAAGATCAGCACTTGCTCATCCTCATCACCAACAGGTTCAGACTGG TTTAATCTGGCAATTAAAGACATCCCCGAGGTGACCCATGAGGCAAAGAAAGCTCTTGCTGGACAACTGCCTGGCATTGGCCGATCCATGTGTGTGGAGATCTCCCTTAAAACCTCAGAG GGGGACTCCATGGAGCTGGAGACATGGTGTTTGGAAATGAATGAGAA GTGTGATAAGGACATTAAGGTGTCCTATACAGTTTATAATCGACTGTCTTTGCTGCTTAAGTCTTTACTGGCCATCACCAGAGTGACACCTGCTTACAAGCTTTCACGTAAACAGGGCCATGATTATGTCATACTGTACAG GATTTATTTTGGAGATGTCCAACTGACAGGTCTCGGGGAAG GATTTCAGACGGTGCGGGTGGGTATTGTAGGCACTCCATTAGGCACCATCACTTTGTCCTGTGCTTACCGCACTAACCTGGCCCTAATGTCTTCAAG GCAGTTTGAGAGAACAGGTCCCATTATGGGTATTATCATTGATCATTTTGTGGAGCGTCCCTTCACCAACATGGCACACATGCATCCCTGCAGCTACAG AGCACCCGGAGATGATGATGGAGGAGCCTATGCTGGAATCGAAGACTCACAGGAGGTGTGCACTACGTCCTTTTCCACCTCCCCACCATCACAG CTGTACAGCTCTCGTCTGTCATACCAGACTCCACCCCTGGGCACTGTCGATTTGTGCCACCCTACAGCTTGTACTGCTGCTGTACATCCTCACCAG ATGGTCTTGCCTGCTAAAGAGGGTGGGGTCCCACAGGTGCCAGCACAGCCAAATCATGGCACTGCAGCTGACCATGGTCGTACCCCATCATGCCCTTCTGGACAGTCACCACAACCAGCCCCACCCACATCCTGCAGCAA TGTGGTGAAGAGTGGGTCCCCATCTGATGCTCCAGAGACAACCTTCACCAGGAAAGTTGGAGCTTTTGTCAACAAAACCACCACTCAG GTGACGATGACGGGTCTGGATCTCCCTTTTGCTGCCTTTGCTCCAAGAGCCTATGACCTGGAGGAGAATGACCCAATG GTGCATCCTCCTCCATCTCCGGACCCTTCATCCCCACTGCAAGGCAGCCTGCATTCAAATAGCTCAAGCCACAGCGGTGGACAGCCACAAGATGACTTCGTCATGGTTGACTTT AAACCAGCGTTCTCTAAGGATGACCTTCTGCCAATGGACCTGGGCACTTTCTATAGAGAGTTTCAAAATCCTCCTCAGCTTGCGAGTCTGTCTATCGAAGTCAGCGCTCAGTCTATGGCAGAAgacttg GACTCGCTTCCAGGGAAACTGGCCATTTATGAGAAGAACATTGACGAGTTTGATGCTTTTGTGGACACCCTACAGTAG